GGGGTACGCGAGGCCAGCGCCTCATACTTTTCTTCGAGCAGCGCCACCTTGCCCTGAAACCGTGCCGACATGCTGCCCAGGCCGGTTTCGTCCTGCCGCACATACACCAGGCGCGGCTGGGTGTGGGGCACGCCCGCCGCTTGCGCTAAAGGCGGCACCGTGAGGGCGCCATACGGAATGGTAGCCGAGGTGGCATCGCGCACGGCATTGAGCACAAACGTGGTGCGTAGCACCTTGGGCAAGGTTTTGCTGGGCTCCTTGTCGAGGGCGCGCAGGGCGTATTCGCGCCCTTGGGCCCCGGCCAGCGTCATGCTGATGCTTTGGTAGCCGCCGCCGGGCTTATCGGCTTTTAGCCCACCGGGGGCGGCCGTGGCCAGGCGCAGCACCGGCACGGTAGCCGGGGCGGCCCACACGGCGCGGTAGTGCCGGCCCCAAATCAGGCAATAAAGCCCGGAGTGGCGGTTGTAGTGGCGGCCGGCTACCACCCGCACCGAATCGGCGGTTGCGGGCAGGGCTTCGGTACTGCCGGGCCCGATGCGGGCATCGGGCTGAAAAAAACGGCGGCTGGCGCAGCCGCTTACTGCCAGCCCCAGCGCCAGCATCACTAGGCGCCGCGGGAAGTTGGGCTCAGGAATAAAAAAGGAAAACATCCAGTAGTAAAGGGGAGGCACGAACGGGCCTTTAACGAAACCGTGCGACAAAGGTCGGGTTAATGCATACGCGAGTATAACCGTATTCCCTCCATCTGCGGTATACGGGGGCTTCCACCTTATCGGGCGGCGGCCAATGTGGCGCTTTAGCCTTGGAGAATTTGCTGTTTATGTCCAGGTTGCCTGCCCTCGCCGCTTTCTTTATTCGTGGCCGGTGGTGCGCGTTAGCGTTGGCCGCCGCCAGCTGCACGGGGCCAAATACGCCCGGGGCGCCGGCCCCGGAGTGGGCCTCCGACTCGGCCTCGGTGCGCGTAGCGGCCGGGCCCCAATATGCCCGGGGCGCGGCGTGGCGTTTTTTTTGGGGCACGCACTACCGCGATATCTGGGCCACGCCCGTGACGGCGCCCGTGCTGCGCCTGGCCACGGTGCTGCCCGGAGGGCTCACGCCCACCCGCGCGGGCGGCAGCTACCAGAGCCACACCCTGCGCCTGTGCACCGATAACGGCCGGGAATTCGTGCTGCGCTCCGTGGACAAAGACGCCAGCACTGCGCTGCCGGCCGGCTGGAAGCGCCGGGTGCTGGGCCGGCTCATGAAGGACCAGACCAGCGCCGGCCAGCCCTACGGCGCCTACGTAGCCGCCCAGCTGGCCGAAGCCGTGGGCGTGTACCACACCAATCCGCAGCTGATTTTCCTGCCCAACGACCGCCATCTGGGCAAGTTCCGCGATGGCTACGCCAATGCCCTGTATCTGCTCGAAGAACGGCCCGAAGGCAACCAGCACGCCCTGGCAACCTTCGGCTACTCTCCCGATGTGGTGAGTTCGCGGCACATGCTGGCCGCTATTCACCTGCAACCCACTGCCCAGGTGGAGGCCCGCGCTTACCTGCGCGCCCGGCTGCTGGACATGTGGCTCGGCGACTGGAGCCGGCGGGAAGACCAGTGGCGCTGGGCTAGCTTCCCGCAGCCAGGCCGCATCACGTACCGGCCAATACCGCGCGACCGGGACCAGGCTTTTTTTCTTTTCGATGACGGGCTGATTACGCGCCTCGTGTCGTGGTTTGTTCCCAAATACCACAGCTTTCACGCCACCATCCGGCCCAGCACCGTGGATGGCCTGACCACCACCGCCCGGGCCCTGGACCGCACCCTGCTCGGCACGCTAAACGCCGCAGATTTCCGCCAGCAGGCCGAAGCCATGCGCGCCCGCCTCACCGATGCCGTAATTGCCAATGCCCTGAAAGCCGGCCCCACCGAAACGCGCGACGCCATTGCCGCCAGGCTTGGCCCCTTGCTGCGGGCCCGGCGCGAGCAGCTTCCGGAGCTGGCGCAGCGGTATTATCAAATTCTGGCCGGGGAAGCTTGGGTGGTGGGCACCGACCAAGCAGAGCGTTTCGTGATTAGCGCTGCCGGCCCGGGCGCGCTGCGCGTGAGCATGTATGCGCGGCACCCCGCAAAGCCGGATAGCCTGATTTCTGAACGGGTGTATAACCGGAAAGAAACCTACCAGGTAAATGTGTATGGCCTGGCCGGTGATGACATTTTTGAGTTAGTTCCACCTTTAAAGTCGGGCCAGATAGTGAATATTTTCGACGGCGCGGGCCACGACCAATTGGTAAACCCCGCCCAAACCCTTTCCACCATCGAAAACATTACCTGGTATAGCAGCTCCGATGGCAATGCCAGCCGCAACAACACTGGCCTCATCATCAAGCCCAACCCAGACGCCCAGCTCACCTCCAACTCCCTGAACTGGCTGCGGCGCTACAACCTACACGACTAGCGCAGCGGGAAAAGCCCGGCCAGCGGGTCTTGCCCATCGAGGGTGCCGCTGCTGCCCAGCACCTGGAAGCGCGCAAACAGCTCTTCCGAATACCATTTTTCGCGGCGTGTGAGCTGCATTACTTCGCGGTGCCGGGCATCTTGGTAGGCAAACTGCCGCATGGCCTGGGCCGATTCCCATATGCTGAACGTGGCCTGCCGCACAATGGGCAGCTCGCCCAGGCCAATGGCCGCGCGCACGCCTACTGCCTGCGCCAGCGCCGCGCTGGTGGGCTCCACGTATTGCCAGAAGCGGGGCGTTTTCAGCCAGCTGATGCTAGCGCGGGTGAGCACGGCCATGGGCGCATTCTCGGCCGGGAGCGGGGCGGAGGCGTAGTCGAAGGGCGCTTGGCCATCCCATAGGCCCTGTGATTTTACGGGGGCTAGGTGCACGGTCCACATCTCGGCACTGCGGTCCTGGTACTGAGCCCAAAGGGGGTGCTGGGCGAAAAACGTTTCGGCCGCAGCCGCATCCTCCCACACGCCCATAAAGCCATAGCGCGCCAAATTGGGCCAGAACCCGAAGCCATTGTGGGCGCCGCTGCCCATCAGCTTAAAAAAACGAAGGCCGGGCACCCGCTGCAAGGGCCGGGGGGAAGTGCCCATCTGGGCGAGGCCCCAGCGGCGGTTGCCGGGTTTCAGCGTGAAAATGGTAAGGGAAGTATGCGGCATGCAAGGAGCAAGGCTGGAATTAGCCCGCGGGTTTCAATCAACAAAAGAAGGCCAGAATTGCTTCTGGCCTTCCTGGTATAAAATTCAGCTCTACCTATTTGGGTATCACCACCGACTGGCGGTCGGCGCTGGGCTGGTCGCGCTCGCCGGTCACCACGGCCTTCACGTAGGTGTAGGCGCGGAGCAGGGTAGAGTTGGGCGAATCCCAAAACTCGCCTTTGTCGATGGTCACTTTGAGCAGGGCAATGTTGGGGTCGTCGGAGCCGCTGGGGAACCAGCCGCGCAGGCCTTCGCTCCACAGCTCCTTGATTTTGGCGCGGTCGGTCACTACCTGGGCCGTGCCCGTGATGGCTACATACAGGTTGTCGCTGGGGCTGGCATAGCCCAGATTTACGTGGCGGTCTTTTTCCAGCTCGCCCACTTTCTGGGAGTCACGCTCGGTGAAAAACCAGAGTGTGCCGTTCTCCTCGGGCTGCGAGGTATACATGGGGCGCGAGTGCAGCTCGTGGCCGTTCTCGATGGTGGTCATCATGGCAATCTTGATGTCCTTGATTTTTTCGACGAGCTTTGATACGTCGTGGCTTACGGCAACTTGGTCGGCCATGGCAATAGGTATTTTGGAGAATGATGGAAGAAAGGAACAGCTTACTTAACGGCCGGCCTGGGCTAGTTGTTTTCGCCGCCGGCTTCCTACTTTCAAATTCGCCCTCGCATTAGCCATGAATTTTCTAGCCCACCTGCTTCTTTCCGGCAGCCCCGATACTGCTGCCTACGCCGAGGTGCTGCTGGGCAATTTCATTGCCGATTCGGTGCCGGGCAAGCAGCTCGAAAACTACCCCGCGGCCGTGCAAACCGGCATCCGCCTGCACCGGGCCATCGACACCTTCACCGACCAGCACCCCGTGGTGCGGCGCGCCACCCAGCGCCTGCGCGCGGCGGGCTACGGCAAGTACGCCGGCGTGATTTCCGATATGTTTCTGGACCACTTCCTGGCCCGAAACTTTATGTCGTTCTCGACGGAAGGCCTGGCCGATTTTGCCCAGCGGGTATACGGCTTGCTCACCGCCCGCCAAGCCCAGATGCCGCCTCGCGTTCAACATTTCCTGCCCTACATGACCGAGCACAACTGGCTGTTGGGTTATGCTGATTTGGCCAGTATTACCCGTGCCCTCAATGGCTTGAGCCGCCGCGCTTCGCCTGGTTCCGGCATGGAAACCGCCGTGGAGGAGCTGCAGGCCAACTACGCGGAATATGAGGCGGACTTTCAGGAGTTCTTCCCGCAGCTCCAGCAGCACGTGGCCGAAATGCTGGGTTGAGCTGAAAAAGAACGTCCTGCCGCGCGGAAAGCGTCAGGACGTTCTTAAAACAGTCAGCTTTTAGGGGGATTGGGATTAGAGAGGCTAATAGAAGCTCCTTCCACCATAAGGACCAGCCCAATACGCTAAACTGGCATTTGAATTCCACCTGGCTGGGCAGTTCGGCCCAGGGTTAGTGGGCCTCTTCTTCGGCGGAGATGGCCGCCGGTCCTTCGGGCAGGTTGAGCAGCGGGCCCAGCAGCAGGGCGTTGGCAAACAGGCGCGACGTGCCGTGCCAGTAGTGGCGGAAGTTGGGGTCGTCGGCGAAGAGCACCACGCGCCCAGCGCCGGCTTTGCTCACCACCACGGCTGCCGAGTTGCTGATTTGCCGCAGGTTGGCCTGGGAGACGTAGCCGCTTACCAGGGGCTTGGCTGTGTACTGGGCCACCGTGGCGTAGGGGTTGCGGCTGGGCCGCAGGAACGTGGTGCCGTTGCGGAACACGTACAGGCGCCTGCTCGTGAGCCCAAATCCGATGGGATTGGTAATGTCGATGTCGGCCAGGTAAATGGAGCCGGCAATGGCGCGGGTGCCTTCCTGTTCCTGCTGCACGAAATCGGCCCGGCGGCTTCCCGTAGCTTTTCCTTTGGCGGCAGCCGTTGTATCAGCCCAACCTGCGTTGGCCGGCACCAGCAGCTTCTCTTTCACAATGCCCTGCTTGATAACCCATTCTGAGGCGTTTTTCAGGGTAATCAGCGTGCCGCCGTCCTGTACCCAGCGGCGCAGCTTTTCCAAGGCAGCTTTATCAAGGCTGGTGTAGGTGCCGCCCACCAGCACGATGCTGGTGTAGCGGGCCAGCGGCGCACGGCCGAAGTTGCTCACCTCAATCCGGCTCAGGGGCAGGCCCAGCTGCTGGCTGGCCACAAACCAGGCCTCGCCCACTTCGGAGGCGTTGGTACCATTGCCTACTAGCAGGGCGGCCTGGGCTTCGGGCACCGTGCGCACATTGTTGGAGCCCAGGTCGATGCCCCCTACGCTAAAGCCGGTGGTCACGCTGGTAAAGGCTACTTGGTTCTGCCGGCTTATCCTGCTCACTACCTGGAAGACGGAGTCAGCGGGCTGCTTCTGGGCGGCCACGGGAATCACCAGCGTGCCGTAGCCGAAGTCAACGGGGTGGTCGGCGGGCCCTGCGCGGAAAGGCTTGAAGCTGACCTTGGCCACGAGGCCGGCGCGCTGCAGCGCCGTGAGGGCCCGCGGCGCGTTGTAGTCCGACCACGGCAGCAGGTAGGCGTAGCTGCTCTGGCCGCCGCGCACCTCGCCAGTTAGCTTTTTTGGCGCTTGTACCGCGGCGCCCTGCACCAGGTTGGCGTTTTTCTGCTTGGACACGGCCAGCCCGTAGGCGTGGGCCTGGCTCCAGCCCGTCACGTCGTAGAATACACTGTCGTGAAAGGTGGTGAGCTCCTCAAACAAGGAGTTGACAATGCGGTACTGGGGCTGGGCCGTGGGCACCACGTAGGCCTTGCCCTGCTCGAAGCTCTGCTTGTCGAGCGTCACGTTTTTGCCCAACTCGTGCACTTCAATCTTGTGCTGGAGCAGCACCGTCAGGAACTTGTTGGTTAGTGTCGCGTCCTGGGCATTGCCAAACACATAGGCTTTGGTCGTAAACTTCTTCGCCTCGCTCAAGGCCGAGGTGAAAAAGTCGCGCTGGTGGCGCAGGTAGAGCTCCTTTTCTTCCACGGCGCCGCGCACGGTAGCCAGGCCCGTGGCCACGTGGTTGCGGATGGTGAAGGGGAACGTGACCACGCCGTTGGTGCCTTCCTGGGCCAGGCCGCGGGAACTGCCCACTTCAAATGTGATGCCCACGCCGCCCTCAAAATCGGGGTACGTAGAGCCGTAGATGGGGGAAAGGTTGTCGAACTGCTCCTTGGTCCAATACAGCGAGCCCAGGTTGTCCAGCGCCTTGGCAAAGTACTTGGCCATATGCACGTTCAGTACCTCGTAGGTGGCCCGCGGAATGAGGTCGTTTTCGGTACTGTGTGGCTTGGATGGCTCGAAGTAGTAGGTGCCGTTGGTGCCCATTTCGTGAAAGTCTATCATCACGTTGGGGTACCACTCGTGGAAGAAGGCCATACGGGCCCGGCTTTCGGGCTGGGTCAGCGACAGCCAGTCGCGGTTCAGGTCGGTGTAGAAGTGGTTGGTGCGGCCGCCCGGCCAGGCCTCGGTGTGCTCGCGGTCGAGCGGGTCGGTGGGGTTGGGCCACGACTTGTTCTGGTCAAACCAATGCGAGGCGCGGTCCCGGCCATCAGGATTTTCCAGCGGGTCTACCGTGACGACGGACTGCTGCAGCCACTGCTGCGTTTCGGGGCTGGTGGAGGCCGTGAGGTAGTAGGCCAGCAGCAGCGCCGCTTCCGACGAACTGCTTTCGTTGCCGTGCACCCCGAAGTTGAGGCTCACCACCACCGGCAGCTTGCCGTAGTTGGGCGCCGGCAGCTTGGGGTCGTGCAAAGCGCGGCGGTCCTGCTGCAGTTGGGCTAGATTCTGCTGATTTTCGGGCGTGGTAATGGTGGCCACTACCTGCGGCCGCTCCTCAAACGTTGTGCCCAGCACCCGCAAACTCACCCGGTCAGACACGCGGTCCAGCTCGCGCAAATAGGCCACAATTTGGTCGGTGCGGGTGTAGTGCGAACCAATCGGGTAGCCCAGGAACTGCTCCGGCGTAGGCACTTTGGGGTCGAAGCTGCTCGCTTGAGCACCCGGGAAAAAGTAGCTGGTCTGCGCGACGGCCGGTACCGCCTGGGCTAAACCCACCAGAAGGGCTGCAGAAAAACAGGCGCGGCGAAAAGAGGTGTTCATAAAAGTGGGTTAAGCGCCTGCCGTTAGCCAGCAGGGAGTTAGTCGGCAAGAATTAGTAGCCTGGGTTTTGCTCGAG
This region of Hymenobacter sedentarius genomic DNA includes:
- a CDS encoding DUF3291 domain-containing protein, producing the protein MPHTSLTIFTLKPGNRRWGLAQMGTSPRPLQRVPGLRFFKLMGSGAHNGFGFWPNLARYGFMGVWEDAAAAETFFAQHPLWAQYQDRSAEMWTVHLAPVKSQGLWDGQAPFDYASAPLPAENAPMAVLTRASISWLKTPRFWQYVEPTSAALAQAVGVRAAIGLGELPIVRQATFSIWESAQAMRQFAYQDARHREVMQLTRREKWYSEELFARFQVLGSSGTLDGQDPLAGLFPLR
- a CDS encoding pyridoxamine 5'-phosphate oxidase family protein; translated protein: MADQVAVSHDVSKLVEKIKDIKIAMMTTIENGHELHSRPMYTSQPEENGTLWFFTERDSQKVGELEKDRHVNLGYASPSDNLYVAITGTAQVVTDRAKIKELWSEGLRGWFPSGSDDPNIALLKVTIDKGEFWDSPNSTLLRAYTYVKAVVTGERDQPSADRQSVVIPK
- a CDS encoding ACP phosphodiesterase → MNFLAHLLLSGSPDTAAYAEVLLGNFIADSVPGKQLENYPAAVQTGIRLHRAIDTFTDQHPVVRRATQRLRAAGYGKYAGVISDMFLDHFLARNFMSFSTEGLADFAQRVYGLLTARQAQMPPRVQHFLPYMTEHNWLLGYADLASITRALNGLSRRASPGSGMETAVEELQANYAEYEADFQEFFPQLQQHVAEMLG
- a CDS encoding M14 family zinc carboxypeptidase; this translates as MNTSFRRACFSAALLVGLAQAVPAVAQTSYFFPGAQASSFDPKVPTPEQFLGYPIGSHYTRTDQIVAYLRELDRVSDRVSLRVLGTTFEERPQVVATITTPENQQNLAQLQQDRRALHDPKLPAPNYGKLPVVVSLNFGVHGNESSSSEAALLLAYYLTASTSPETQQWLQQSVVTVDPLENPDGRDRASHWFDQNKSWPNPTDPLDREHTEAWPGGRTNHFYTDLNRDWLSLTQPESRARMAFFHEWYPNVMIDFHEMGTNGTYYFEPSKPHSTENDLIPRATYEVLNVHMAKYFAKALDNLGSLYWTKEQFDNLSPIYGSTYPDFEGGVGITFEVGSSRGLAQEGTNGVVTFPFTIRNHVATGLATVRGAVEEKELYLRHQRDFFTSALSEAKKFTTKAYVFGNAQDATLTNKFLTVLLQHKIEVHELGKNVTLDKQSFEQGKAYVVPTAQPQYRIVNSLFEELTTFHDSVFYDVTGWSQAHAYGLAVSKQKNANLVQGAAVQAPKKLTGEVRGGQSSYAYLLPWSDYNAPRALTALQRAGLVAKVSFKPFRAGPADHPVDFGYGTLVIPVAAQKQPADSVFQVVSRISRQNQVAFTSVTTGFSVGGIDLGSNNVRTVPEAQAALLVGNGTNASEVGEAWFVASQQLGLPLSRIEVSNFGRAPLARYTSIVLVGGTYTSLDKAALEKLRRWVQDGGTLITLKNASEWVIKQGIVKEKLLVPANAGWADTTAAAKGKATGSRRADFVQQEQEGTRAIAGSIYLADIDITNPIGFGLTSRRLYVFRNGTTFLRPSRNPYATVAQYTAKPLVSGYVSQANLRQISNSAAVVVSKAGAGRVVLFADDPNFRHYWHGTSRLFANALLLGPLLNLPEGPAAISAEEEAH